One Panicum virgatum strain AP13 chromosome 3N, P.virgatum_v5, whole genome shotgun sequence DNA segment encodes these proteins:
- the LOC120663967 gene encoding signaling peptide TAXIMIN 1-like: MCCCGGDGGECRPLGWLLGLPFALLAVLVSIVGAIIWIIGLPISCICPCCLCVTLVLEAAVELIKAPLHVMTWFTSKIPC, translated from the exons atgtgctgctgcggcggcgacggcggcgagtgcCGGCCGCTGGGGTGGCTGCTGGGCCTGCCCttcgcgctgctcgccgtcctcgTCTCCATCGTCGGCGCCATCATCTGGATCATCGG GCTGCCCATCTCGTGCATCTGCCCGTGCTGCCTGTGCGTGACGCTGGtgctggaggcggcggtggagctcaTCAAGGCGCCGCTGCACGTCATGACCTGGTTCACCTCCAAGATCCCCTGCTAG
- the LOC120663968 gene encoding mannosyl-oligosaccharide 1,2-alpha-mannosidase MNS3-like — MSGGSGPLPYSMRDVGAGGAYNNAKFRHRSRLKIVLQSLATNSSKYRCGKFTVGKFLSLLMVSGLLYLFLHKSPEGLVPDELLGKEVNNNNVRRAPNIRTFWRKPPRLPPRLPPNEIYKNNSLLQQSPSEWTSRQKKVKEAFEYAWSGYRNYAMGYDELMPLSHRGTDGLGGLGATIVDSLDTAIIMGADDVVSEASRWIEENLMKRISEKGQVNLFETTIRVLGGLLSAYHLSGGDHAGSVDSGIPASYKMANPERLLEVSKDLADRLLLAFTSSPTAIPLSDVILRDRTAHAAPDGLSSTSEASTLQLEFSYLSRVSGDPKYDREAMKVLEHMRTLPKVEGLVPIYINPSSGQFSGENIRLGSRGDSYYEYLLKVWIQQEENRDSSLKYLFEMYTEAMRGVKHLLVRKTVPNELVFVGELPFGRNGDFSPKMDHLVCFLPGTLALGATKGITKKKALENNLLTDEDIENLQLAEDLAKTCVEMYFVTSTGLAPEIAYFHIEGNQEGGPDGGYKSNKYVNDIIIKPLDRHNLLRPETVESLFVLHRITEDPKYREWGWQIFQAFEKHTKVDSGGYSSLDDVTSLPPHRRDKMETFFLGETLKYLYLLFDESNTLPLDKYVFNTEAHPLPVMRSVEQASHSV; from the exons ATGAGCGGCGGCTCGGGCCCCCTCCCCTACTCGATGCGCGatgtgggcgccggcggcgcctacAACAACGCCAAGTTCCGCCACCGTTCGCGCCTCAAG ATAGTTTTACAGTCCCTGGCTACTAACAGCAGCAAGTACCGTTGTGGAAAGTTCACTGTTGGTAAATTCTTGAGCCTGTTGATGGTTTCTGGCTTATTATACTTATTTCTGCACAAAAGCCCAGAGGGTCTTGTACCTGATGAGCTACTCGGCAAAGAGGTAAATAATAACAATGTCAGGAGAGCTCCCAATATTCGCACATTTTGGAGAAAACCACCAAGGCTGCCCCCACGTCTCCCACCAAATGAAATTTACAAAAATAATTCTCTGCTTCAGCAGTCTCCATCTGAGTGGACATCTAGGCAGAAGAAAGTTAAAGAAGCATTTGAATATGCATGGTCTGGTTACAGGAATTATGCGATGGGTTATGATGAGCTTATGCCTTTGAGCCACAGGGGCACTGATGGATTAGGAGGTTTaggtgctacaattgtggattCTTTGGACACTGCGATAATAATGGGTGCTGATGATGTTGTTTCTGAAGCATCGAGATGGATCGAGGAGAACCTAATGAAAAGAATCAGTGAGAAAGGGCAGGTTAATTTATTTGAAACTACCATCCGTGTCTTGGGAGGGCTTCTTAGTGCATACCATTTGAGTGGTGGCGATCATGCAGGATCAGTTGACTCTGGGATACCAGCATCATATAAAATGGCTAATCCGGAGCGACTTTTGGAAGTTTCAAAGGATTTGGCAGACAGGCTATTGTTGGCTTTTACATCAAGCCCAACAGCTATACCTTTAAGTGATGTCATTCTTCGTGACCGCACTGCACATGCAGCCCCAGATGGCTTAAGCAGTACCTCAGaggcttcaacattgcaacTAGAGTTCAGTTACCTCAGCAGAGTATCGGGGGATCCGAAGTATGACAGGGAGGCAATGAAGGTGTTAGAGCATATGAGAACACTCCCAAAGGTGGAGGGCCTGGTGCCTATTTACATTAA CCCCTCCTCTGGTCAATTTAGTGGCGAGAATATTAGATTAGGATCTCGTGGTGACAGTTACTATGAGTATCTACTAAAAGTGTGGATTCAGCAAGAGGAAAATCGTGACAGTAGTTTGAAGTATCTGTTTGAAATGTATACTGAAGCAATGAGAGGGGTCAAGCATCTTCTTGTTCGAAAAACTGTTCCAAACGAGTTGGTCTTTGTTGGGGAGCTTCCATTTGGACGAAATGGTGATTTTAGTCCTAAAATGGATCACCTG gtgtGTTTTCTTCCTGGTACCCTTGCCCTTGGTGCAACTAAAGGTATCACCAAGAAAAAAGCTCTTGAAAATAATTTGTTGACTGATGAAGACATCGAAAATCTCCAGCTTGCTGAAGACCTTGCCAAAACATGTGTTGAGATGTACTTTGTCACCTCAACTGGCCTTGCTCCTGAAATAGCTTATTTCCACATTGAG GGTAATCAAGAAGGGGGACCTGATGGCGGTTACAAAAGCAACAAATATGTCAATGATATTATAATAAAACCACTTGATCGGCACAATCTTTTACGCCCAGAGACTGTGGAATCACTATTTGTTTTGCATAGAATTACAGAGGATCCCAA GTACAGGGAGTGGGGCTGGCAGATCTTTCAGGCTTTTGAGAAACACACAAAAGTTGATTCGGGTGGTTACAGTTCCTTAGATGATGTCACGAGCTTACCTCCTCATAGGAGAGACAAAATGGAAACtttcttccttggagaaacattGAAATATTTGTATTTGCTGTTTGATGAAAGCAATACTCTTCCGCTAGATAAGTACGTATTCAATACAGAGGCCCATCCTCTTCCAGTCATGCGGTCTGTGGAACAGGCCTCACATTCTGtatag
- the LOC120667486 gene encoding RING-H2 finger protein ATL8-like: MALHTISIKRTMDFEAKAMLQYLRNRLLRGNLHRHPAAAGCLPADRSCFAVAVSVGAPYASRRDSSSSAAAAAAATPARPCCTTTSYIAVLGISFGSLLSILLILCAIRWYLVRRSATRDAAAEAAAAAEPDKKCFTGLDADAIAALPEFVYRKEEAAEERECAVCLGALAEGDAARLLPLCMHLFHRGCVDVWLREHSTCPVCRAEAVAVRRGGEGAAGKEQEAGGTSRPSTSPPPQDSLLVLDDGERDLEAQL, translated from the exons ATGGCTCTCCACACTATTTCTATCAAGCGGACTATGGATTTTGAAGCGAAAGCAATGTTGCAGTATCTTAGGAATAGGTTACTTAGAGGAAATTTGCATAGGCACC cggcggccgcgggttGCCTCCCCGCGGACCGGTCCTGCTTCGCGGTCGCCGTCTCCGTCGGCGCGCCCTACGCCTCGCGCCgcgactcctcctcctccgccgccgccgccgccgccgccacgcccgcgCGCCCCTGCTGCACCACCACCTCCTACATCGCCGTCCTCGGCATCAGCTTCGGGTCCCTCCTCTCCATCCTGCTCATCCTGTGCGCCATCCGGTGGTACCTCGTGCGGCGCTCCGCGACTCGGGACGCggcggccgaggccgccgccgcggcggagccgGACAAGAAGTGCTTCACGGGGCTGGACGCCGACGCCATCGCCGCGCTGCCGGAGTTCGTGTACCGCAaggaggaggccgccgaggagcgcgAGTGCGCGGTCTGCCTGGGCGCGCTGGCGGAGGGCGACGCCGCGCGGCTGCTGCCCCTGTGCATGCACCTCTTCCACCGGGGCTGCGTCGACGTCTGGCTCAGGGAGCACTCCACGTGCCCCGTGTGCCGCGCCGAGGCGGTGGCCGTAAGGCGGGGCGGGGAGGGTGCCGCCGGCAAGGAGCAGGAGGCTGGCGGCACGTCACGACCGtccacgtcgccgccgccgcaggacaGCCTCCTGGTGCTGGACGACGGGGAAAGGGACCTGGAGGCGCAGCTCTAG
- the LOC120663966 gene encoding nudix hydrolase 15, mitochondrial-like isoform X2 yields MRPLLTRLFTSTHIAMASFSSSSPSRRLARLRCHLASSSGELSSVGAPAAAADAVPAKSPRPAASKVYAAVLVCLFEDPSGGPRVLLTKRASSLNSHSGEVSLPGGKVDEGDADAKATALREAKEEIGLDPALVSVVTVLEPFLSKGPATRWLENGLNVVPVIGMVSDRALFKPVLNKAEVEDIFDAPLEMFLKDDHRRTKQMNWMGIDIPVQFFDYEADGKKFVIWGLTAHILTRAAAVVFQRQPSFVELPRPKYVSAPVAGTDETKH; encoded by the exons ATGAGGCCTCTCCTTACCCGCCTCTTCACCTCCACGCACATTGCCATGGCctccttctcctcttcctctccgtcAAGGCGGTTGGCCCGTCTCAGATGCCATCTCGCCTCCTCTTCCGGCGAGCTCTCCTCAGTAGGCGCCCCTGCCGCAGCCGCCGACGCCGTCCCCGCGAAAAGCCCGCGTCCGGCCGCCTCCAAGGTCTACGCCGCCGTGCTCGTCTGCCTCTTCGAGGACCCCAGCGGCGGGCCCCGGGTCCTCCTCACCAAGCGCGCTTCCTCCCTCAACTCGCACTCCG GGGAGGTGTCGTTACCCGGGGGGAAGGTGGACGAGGGGGACGCGGACGCAAAGGCCACGGCTCTGCGGGAGGCGAAGGAGGAGATTGGGCTGGATCCGGCCCTTGTCTCTGTTGTGACAGTTCTTGAGCCCTTCCTATCCAAG GGTCCGGCGACCCGATGGCTCGAG AATGGGCTCAATGTTGTTCCTGTAATTGGCATGGTTTCAGATAGAGCACTATTCAAGCCTGTCTTAAACAAAGCTGAAGTGGAGGACATCTTTGACGCACCGCTGGAGATGTTTCTAAAG GACGACCACCGGAGAACAAAACAAATGAATTGGATGGGCATAGATATTCCCGTCCAGTTTTTCGACTACGAGGCAGACGGCAAAAAATTTGTGATTTGGGGCCTAACCGCACACATCTTGACCCGTGCGGCGGCAGTCGTTTTTCAGAGGCAACCATCGTTTGTTGAACTACCAAGACCCAAATATGTAAGCGCACCCGTCGCTGGAACTGATGAGACCAAACACTAA
- the LOC120663966 gene encoding nudix hydrolase 15, mitochondrial-like isoform X1, whose product MGKWRWQGHNLWDVGRRRHLQAHRCADITVAAMRPLLTRLFTSTHIAMASFSSSSPSRRLARLRCHLASSSGELSSVGAPAAAADAVPAKSPRPAASKVYAAVLVCLFEDPSGGPRVLLTKRASSLNSHSGEVSLPGGKVDEGDADAKATALREAKEEIGLDPALVSVVTVLEPFLSKNGLNVVPVIGMVSDRALFKPVLNKAEVEDIFDAPLEMFLKDDHRRTKQMNWMGIDIPVQFFDYEADGKKFVIWGLTAHILTRAAAVVFQRQPSFVELPRPKYVSAPVAGTDETKH is encoded by the exons ATGGGCAAATGGCGGTGGCAAGGTCACAATCTTTGGGACGTCGGACGGCGGCGACACCTCCAAGCCCACCGCTGCGCCGATATCACCGTCGCAGCCATGAGGCCTCTCCTTACCCGCCTCTTCACCTCCACGCACATTGCCATGGCctccttctcctcttcctctccgtcAAGGCGGTTGGCCCGTCTCAGATGCCATCTCGCCTCCTCTTCCGGCGAGCTCTCCTCAGTAGGCGCCCCTGCCGCAGCCGCCGACGCCGTCCCCGCGAAAAGCCCGCGTCCGGCCGCCTCCAAGGTCTACGCCGCCGTGCTCGTCTGCCTCTTCGAGGACCCCAGCGGCGGGCCCCGGGTCCTCCTCACCAAGCGCGCTTCCTCCCTCAACTCGCACTCCG GGGAGGTGTCGTTACCCGGGGGGAAGGTGGACGAGGGGGACGCGGACGCAAAGGCCACGGCTCTGCGGGAGGCGAAGGAGGAGATTGGGCTGGATCCGGCCCTTGTCTCTGTTGTGACAGTTCTTGAGCCCTTCCTATCCAAG AATGGGCTCAATGTTGTTCCTGTAATTGGCATGGTTTCAGATAGAGCACTATTCAAGCCTGTCTTAAACAAAGCTGAAGTGGAGGACATCTTTGACGCACCGCTGGAGATGTTTCTAAAG GACGACCACCGGAGAACAAAACAAATGAATTGGATGGGCATAGATATTCCCGTCCAGTTTTTCGACTACGAGGCAGACGGCAAAAAATTTGTGATTTGGGGCCTAACCGCACACATCTTGACCCGTGCGGCGGCAGTCGTTTTTCAGAGGCAACCATCGTTTGTTGAACTACCAAGACCCAAATATGTAAGCGCACCCGTCGCTGGAACTGATGAGACCAAACACTAA